The following is a genomic window from Methanococcoides sp. AM1.
TGCAGCATACTCGCCGAGGCAAAAAACAATTAAATTGTTGTCATTTAGAATTTAATTGAGGTTAAGGTATGATTACACAAGAAATGTACGATGCTGTGGAAGAATCTGATGAGCTAAAATGGGATGTACTCAAGTATGACGATTAGATTGAAGATATAAATCGTAAAATAGAAGCAGCAATTAATGATAATGTGAAATTTGATTTGTATCAAGAACGTAAAAGAATACAGGAATTACTCGATGCTACAAAGTCGCGCATTGATGAAATACAATCTGTGTTTAATCCTATATCTTTTGATTAATTTTTTAAATAAATGCGATATATTATCCAAAAAACAGTAATGCTTCACAATTATGTGAAGCTTTATTGATGGTCTTTATATGGAAGTCACAAGCCTAAGATAAGGCTCATGATATCCATTGTTAAATTGCTCGTAAAAGTTCTTACGTCTTAAGGAGCATGTTAATAGCTGTTACGAGCGCTTCTACCGAGGCAAGGACAATATCCGCGTTTGCGGCACGGGCTGTGACTATTCTACCCTTTTGGTCCTGCACACCGATAATGACCTCTGCCAGTGCATCTGCACCGCCGGTCACTGCTTCTATCCTGAAGTCATGTATGCTTACGCTTGTTGCATGTTTTCCGATGAGTGTCTCAACGGCTTTCAGGGCTGCATCCACAGGTCCGACACCTACATCAGATGTGATGCGTTCGGTTCCGTTGACCAGGGCCTTTACAACAGCTGTTGATGTGGTGACGTTTCCTGTCATCACACTCACCTCTTTGAGATCGATAGTTGGCATTCCTTCCGGTTTACCAAGGATATCGAATGCTATCACATAGAGGTCGGCATCGGTTATGCGTTTGCCTTTGTCTGCAAGCAGTTTTACCTTGTCGATTATGGCATTGAGCTGTTCATCGGAAGGATGGATGTTCGCAGATTGAAGTGATCTGAGAACTGCATGTTTGCCTGCGTGTTTTCCGAGTACTATCCTGCGCGTATGACCAACCATTTCCGGTGTCATGATGCCGGGTTCGAATGTATCGGAGTTCTCGAGGACGCCGTGTGTGTGTATGCCTGATTCATGGGCAAATGCGTTCTCTCCGACTATCGGCATATGCGGTGGAATGGCCACTCCTGTATAACGTTCTACCATGCGTGCAGTTTCAACGATGTATTCGGTGTTGATGTTCGTCTTTGCACCATAGATAGAGCGCAAGCTCATTACTGTTTCCGCAAGATCGGCATTTCCTGCACGTTCTCCAAGTCCGTTGACCGTAACTTGTGCCTGGCTTGCACCGGCTTCTATGGCCATCAGA
Proteins encoded in this region:
- a CDS encoding 2-isopropylmalate synthase, with protein sequence MQDRKISIFDTTLRDGEQTPGVSLTPEQKIEIAHQLAKLGVDTIEAGFPIASAGDMESVHNIATAGLTSEVCGLARVLTKDLDACIQADVGMIHTFVSTSDIQRIHTIKKSREEVIEMAINAVEYIKDHGMRCMFSAMDATRTDMDYLIEVYKAVEAAGCDIINVPDTVGVIAPSGMYRLISELDKEINIPIDTHCHNDFGLAVANSLMAIEAGASQAQVTVNGLGERAGNADLAETVMSLRSIYGAKTNINTEYIVETARMVERYTGVAIPPHMPIVGENAFAHESGIHTHGVLENSDTFEPGIMTPEMVGHTRRIVLGKHAGKHAVLRSLQSANIHPSDEQLNAIIDKVKLLADKGKRITDADLYVIAFDILGKPEGMPTIDLKEVSVMTGNVTTSTAVVKALVNGTERITSDVGVGPVDAALKAVETLIGKHATSVSIHDFRIEAVTGGADALAEVIIGVQDQKGRIVTARAANADIVLASVEALVTAINMLLKT